The Brevibacterium atlanticum genome segment TGAGCAAGGACGTCGTCGGCTTCCGACCCTATGTGCTCGGCACCTACGGCCTGAAGGAGACGAAGCTCAAGCACTGAGCGACAGAGTCGCTCACCTCTCGACGACGAGGTCGCTCAGCGGAGTCGAGCAGCAGGGCAGGAACTTCCCGGCGGCGATCTCCTTGGGACGGATGCCGCCGGCATGGTTCATCTCGACTTCACCGCTGACCAGCGTGGACTTACAGGTTCCGCACGCGCCTTCCGAACACGACGAGGGCATGGAGAGGCCCGCATCCAAAGCGGCGTCGAGCACCGTCGTGTCAGAGTCGCAGTCGATCCTGCGCGCGCTGCCCACGAAATCGATCGTGTGACACGCGCCGGCCGGTGCGGCACCGCTCAGTCCTGCCCTGCCACCTGACCGGGCCCTCGCCACACGGTCGGCAGGAGCGGTCGCGAAGACGAAGGATTCCTCGTGCACCTGCGCCACCCCCGCCTCGGCGAGGAGGGGACGAACGGCGTCCATGTATCCGCTCGGCCCACACACGAAGGTCTCACGTTCGGCCGCATCGGGGACCACCTCGGCGAGGGTTCTCGCATCGAGCCGACCACGCCGCCCAGTCCAGGTTTCGGAATCGCTGTCGCGTGAGCAGAGGATGGTGACGCTGACCCCGGCGAGCTCGGCGAGCTGCTCGAGTTCGGCGCGGAAGATGATGTCCACGGGGGTGGCCGCGCTGTGGACGAACGCGATGTCCGTGACGGAACCGCCCTGCCTGGCCAGCAGGCTGCGGACCATCGACATGATCGGGGTGATGCCCGATCCGGCGGAGAGGAACAGGTGGCGCTGCGCCGGGTGGAAGCTCGTGCTGAACAGTCCGTAGGGACCGTCGACGTGGATGCGATCGCCGACGCGGACCGTGTCGTGCAGATAGGTCGACACGGCTCCGCCTGCCACTCGTTTGACGGTGATCGTGAAAGTGTTCGTTCCGAACGGCGCCGAGGAGATCGAATAGCAGCGCTCGAGTCCGAGCTCGGGGATGCGCATCGTCACGTACTGTCCGGGTGCGAAGTCGACGGAGGGCATCCATGCGGCTCGCAGTTCGAAGGTCTTCACATCGTGGGTGACGTCGGTGATGCCGACGACGTCGACGAAACCGGTGAGCAGTTCGGGATCGAGCTGCGGCTCGACGGCAGTCGACCCCGGGGCCGCCGGCTGAGTCGTGGCGAACAGCTGGGCGGCCGTTGCGACGGACTGCGCCGATGCAGCCACCGGCCGACGATTGCGTGTCGGCACCCGGAAGATCCCCTTGCCCGCCGCGATCGGCGACAGCACTGTCGGAGCCGGCGCCTGACATTCCGCCGCGGCGCCGAAGGTCGAGTGACGGTATCTCATCGCCTTACTCCCTTCTCCTTGTGCGCCCTGAGCCGTTCGATGTACCAGGTGACGAAGTCATCGACCTGTGATTCGGTCGGCGCATAGGGGCCAGGCTCGTATGCCGGCGACGAAATTCCCAGATGACCGCGTTCGCAGAAGGCTGCGTCCTGCTCGTTCGTCTTGATCCACACCGTCGTGAGGTTCTCGAGGTCGTAGTCGACGCCCTCTTCCGCATCGACCCGGACGAGCCAGGTGGTGCGCACAAGCGTCTTGTCCTCGGCCAGCGGCAGCAGGCTGAACGTCACGATGTGGTCGCCCATCGCGTGGAACCACATGTTCGGCTGCACGTGCAGCGAGGCCCGGCCCAGGACGAACGTGTCGAGATCACCGAGCAGTTTCGCCGAGGCGGCGGATCCGTCCATCGTGTACGACTCGCCTTTTCCATCGAGGGCCGCCCGTTCGATGCGGAATCCCGTCGGCCGTCCGCTGAGTTCTTCGACGAGGGCATAGGGCAGTCCGTTGCGATCGCAGTCGGCGTGCAGCTGCGCCTCGGCGTCGAGGTACCGCTGGTAGGCCGGCTGCAGCCGTTTCGGGATCTCCTCGGGTGCGTACCCATAGGTGGGGAAGAACGTGCAGGTCAGCTCCGGGTGCCCGGCTTCGCAGTGGTAGCACTCGCGGTTGTTCTCCATGACGAGCTTCCAGTTCGAGTCCTCGATGAGGTCGACCTGCGCTGCGACTTTTGTTCCGGCGATGTCGTGCCCGGTCAGGTAGGGCTCGATCACGGCGGCCACCTCGTCGATGTCGTCAGGCGGGGTGGGGCTGAGGCAGATGAAGATGAGTCCACCGATAACGCGGACGTTGACCGAGCGCAGGGAGAAGCAGCTCCGGTCGAAGCCCGGTGCTTGGACGCCCGCGGAGATGAGGTCGCCGGCGGGGGTGTAGGTCCATTGGTGGTATCCGCAGACGATGTTGCCCACCGATCCCGACAGGTCATTGAGCAGCCGGGTGCCCCGGTGGCGGCAGACGTTGTGGTGGGCGCGGATCTCGTCATCGTCGTCGCGGATGACGATGACCGAATAGGTGCCGATGTCGATCGTGAGGTAGTCACCGGCTTCGGGCACTTCGGCGGTCGAGGCGACGAAGATCCACGTCGAGGCGAAGATCGCTTCGAGGTCGCGGGCGAAGAGTTCCGGGCTGATGTAGAACGGCGCCGGCAGCGAGTATCCCGGCACGCGTTCGTCGATGAGTCTGTCGATGTCGGCCGGTCCGTGCCCACCGGATCCGGCGAGCACGTCGCGGCTGCCTGCGCCGGATTCGGTCCGCTTCTGCTCTGGTGCCAGAGTCAATTCGTCCACCACCTCATCGTGATCGTCGCGGTCGTGACCGGGATTCTGTGCCCGGCTTCCCCGCCGGCCCCTGTGCCGGCGGCGACCACGGAGTCTGTGCTCCTTGCCCCCAGTGTCCGCGAGACGGCTGCTGAGGAAAAGCGAATATTCTTCATCCGAATCGTGCAATACTGTTGCATGATCGATCCGCGTCTCCATGTCCTCCGCGTCCTCGCCGAGGTCGGCACCCTGACCGCGGCGGCACACCGCCTCGGGTACACGCCGTCGGCCGTATCGCACCAGCTGAAATCCCTGTCGAAGGACCTCGGCGTGCGCATCGTCGAACCTCGCGGCAGAGGCCTCGTCCTCACTCGGGCAGGCGAAGTGCTCCTTGAGCGTTCGCAGGAGCTGTTCACTCGGTGGGAGGAGATCCGCGGAGAGCTCGACGGCCTCGATTCGGGGTCCGACGTCCGCAGCCGTCGACTGCG includes the following:
- a CDS encoding hybrid-cluster NAD(P)-dependent oxidoreductase, translating into MRYRHSTFGAAAECQAPAPTVLSPIAAGKGIFRVPTRNRRPVAASAQSVATAAQLFATTQPAAPGSTAVEPQLDPELLTGFVDVVGITDVTHDVKTFELRAAWMPSVDFAPGQYVTMRIPELGLERCYSISSAPFGTNTFTITVKRVAGGAVSTYLHDTVRVGDRIHVDGPYGLFSTSFHPAQRHLFLSAGSGITPIMSMVRSLLARQGGSVTDIAFVHSAATPVDIIFRAELEQLAELAGVSVTILCSRDSDSETWTGRRGRLDARTLAEVVPDAAERETFVCGPSGYMDAVRPLLAEAGVAQVHEESFVFATAPADRVARARSGGRAGLSGAAPAGACHTIDFVGSARRIDCDSDTTVLDAALDAGLSMPSSCSEGACGTCKSTLVSGEVEMNHAGGIRPKEIAAGKFLPCCSTPLSDLVVER
- a CDS encoding aromatic ring-hydroxylating oxygenase subunit alpha; this encodes MDELTLAPEQKRTESGAGSRDVLAGSGGHGPADIDRLIDERVPGYSLPAPFYISPELFARDLEAIFASTWIFVASTAEVPEAGDYLTIDIGTYSVIVIRDDDDEIRAHHNVCRHRGTRLLNDLSGSVGNIVCGYHQWTYTPAGDLISAGVQAPGFDRSCFSLRSVNVRVIGGLIFICLSPTPPDDIDEVAAVIEPYLTGHDIAGTKVAAQVDLIEDSNWKLVMENNRECYHCEAGHPELTCTFFPTYGYAPEEIPKRLQPAYQRYLDAEAQLHADCDRNGLPYALVEELSGRPTGFRIERAALDGKGESYTMDGSAASAKLLGDLDTFVLGRASLHVQPNMWFHAMGDHIVTFSLLPLAEDKTLVRTTWLVRVDAEEGVDYDLENLTTVWIKTNEQDAAFCERGHLGISSPAYEPGPYAPTESQVDDFVTWYIERLRAHKEKGVRR